ATGCCTGAAAATCGGGCAAGTTTTATGGGTTTAATACAATCAGGTTTCGGTTTCGGTGGTATAGCAGGGGCTAGTTTATTGCCCATAATTGGAGAAACAATTGGATGGAGATATACAATACAACTTTCTGCTGTTTTCACTATGATTATTGCTTATGTAGTATATAAGTTGCATTGCAAACATGTTAATAATTACTATCAAGTAGTTAATCGGTCAGGAATATATATAAAACACTATGGAAAAAATAAATTTATAAAGGATAATTTTTTACCTCTGCTGGCTAATAAGTCTTTAATGAAGCTATGTTATATTGGCCTGATATTCGGGGCTGCCACCAGTGTTATATTAACCCACTTGGTAGTTTATCTTTCTGGAGATCTGGCAATCAGTTATAGAAACGCCGGTATAGGATTTGGTATTTTCCAACTTGGAGGAATTGTCGGCCGGCTAACCTGGGGTTTACTATCGGATAAATTATTGGGATGTAATCGACGAAAAACTCTTTTATTCGTTGGTCTTGCTGCAGGGGTCATATTCCTATTATTCGGTCTTTTGTTATATTCTTCCAGAAGCAACCTGACCACTGTTTATATTTTTTTATTTACATTAGGTTTGATAGCATATGGATGGAACGGTGTACATCTGATATCGATAGGAGAACTTGCGGGAG
This genomic stretch from Bacillota bacterium harbors:
- a CDS encoding MFS transporter codes for the protein MIITKNNNRTKYNLDLLFLIILISIPFTLFNFNHNGFLGLLPLIREEFTLNRTQIGYYSTLFFISSAVVAVFAGTIVDKIGSQKSMLLGVGSMSLMMVFYGLSNSYNMLLAFAFWAGLSSCLITPSINREVRAITMPENRASFMGLIQSGFGFGGIAGASLLPIIGETIGWRYTIQLSAVFTMIIAYVVYKLHCKHVNNYYQVVNRSGIYIKHYGKNKFIKDNFLPLLANKSLMKLCYIGLIFGAATSVILTHLVVYLSGDLAISYRNAGIGFGIFQLGGIVGRLTWGLLSDKLLGCNRRKTLLFVGLAAGVIFLLFGLLLYSSRSNLTTVYIFLFTLGLIAYGWNGVHLISIGELAGDERIGIATGLSVIFTRTGMFIAPPLFGFIADYRGNYQYSWLIFGVFIILLSICIMSRE